Within the Gordonia westfalica genome, the region GAAGCTGCGCAGCGGCAAAGAGTCCGAGAAGGACCCGCTCGCCGAGCTCACCCATCAGGAACGCGAGGTGTTCAACCTCATCGGCGAAGGGCTGACCAACCGGCAGATCGCCGAGCGGATGTTCCTGGCGGAGAAGACGATCAAGAACTACGTGTCCCGCATCCTCGGCAAGCTGGACATGCAGCGCCGCACGCAGGTCGCGGTGATGGCGACCAAGCTGCGCGACACCAAGGACTAGCTGTAGTGACCTGACACGTTGTTGTCAGGCGGCGAGTAATGAACCTGCGCCGCAGTCCCCGGGCCGTGTAGACACATCCACTCCGTCAGGAGGTCCTCCCCATCTCGAGCGGGCACGCCGTCAACAACCTCTCGGGTCATGACAACTAGCCACCGCCAGCGGACCCCTGCGGCCCGGGCGCGTACCCCAGCGAGGAGGGGCCGCGCTGCTCGACATCAACCAGCCGAGCCTGCGCAACTGAATCGAGAAAGACGCGCCGATCGTCACTACTCACTGCCCTGGGAAGGCAACGGTCGGCCAGCGGGGCCCGACCACAAAGCCGTCGGCGGACCCGCACTGTGGAATCATCCGTGCGCCCACGATATGGAATGGCAAGGAACTTCAGCGACTCCCTAGTAATCCCGTCTCCACAGGAGGTAGAGTCAACCGTTACGTCGTCGCCATAGCCTCGCTGGCGTCGAATAGTACGCCGACTGTCGTTCCACCGGAGTTCGGCAGCGCGACCGACCCGATGTCACCGCGGTCCAGTCATTCCAGGGATCACTCCCGAGTTCGCGGCGGCTGGTCCGATGGAAGGGAATTGAGTCATGCCAACAGCTGTGGGAATTGACCTGGGTACCACGAATTCGGTGATCGCAAGCTGGCAAGGCGGTGAACCGGTGGTGATCTCCAACGTCGAGGGAGCGCGGACGACTCCGTCGGTGGTCGCCTTCACTGAGAGTGGCGAGCGCCTGGTAGGTCAGCTTGCACGACGGCAGGCGATCTTGAATCCGAAGGGCACGATCTACTCGGCGAAACGCTTCATCGGGCGTCACTACGATGAGATCTCCGAGGAAGCGCGAGCGGTCAGCTTCGACGTCGTGCCGGGCGACAACGGTGAGGCCCGAATCGACGTGCGGGGCAAGAAGTATGCGCCGGAGGAGATCAGCGCGCTCGTGCTGCGCAAGCTCGTCGACGACGCGAGCAAGTTCCTCGGAGAGAAGGTGAAGGAAGCGGTCATCACCGTTCCGGCCTATTTCAATGACGCGCAGCGCAACGCCACCAAGGATGCCGGCCGCATCGCCGGCCTCGAAGTTCTGCGAATCATCAACGAACCGACCGCCGCGGCACTGGCGTACGGCATGGACAAGCAGGTCCATGAAACCGTACTGGTCTTCGACCTCGGCGGCGGCACCTTCGATGTGAGTCTGCTCGACGTCGGTGAGGGCGTGGTCGAGGTTCGGTCCACGGCCGGGGACTCGCACCTCGGCGGAGACGACTTCGATCGGCGCCTGGTGGACTTCCTCGCCGACGAATTCCAGCGTGCCGAGAACATCGATCTGCGCGAGGATGCGCAGGCATTGCAACGACTGTTCGAGGCCGCGGAGAAGGCCAAGGTCGAGTTGTCATCGGTGACACAGGCGCAGGTCAACCTACCCTTCGTCACCGCCGACGCAAACGGACCCAAGCACCTCACCACCACGATCATGAGATCGAAGTTCGAGGATCTCACGGCGGATCTGGTAGAACGCTGCCTCGATCCGGTGAAGCAGGCGATGAGTGACGCCAAGGTCACCGCCAACGAGATCGACGAGGTAATCCTGGTCGGGGGTTCGACACGTATTCCGGCGGTGCAGGCGCTGGTTCGCCGGCTCACCGGCGGCAAGGACCCCCACATGGGCGTGAACCCGGACGAGGTCGTGGCACTAGGTGCCGCAGTCCAGGCGGGCGTGCTCAAGGGCGAGGTCTCCGATGTGCTGCTGCTGGATGTCACACCGCTGTCCCTCGGCGTCGAGACCCAGGGCGGCGTGATGACAAAAATCATCGAGCGCAACACGACGATCCCGGCCCGGCGCAGCGAAGTGTTCTCCACAGCGGAAGACAACCAGTCCGCCGTGGACGTGGTGGTGTTGCAGGGCGAACGCGAGCGGGCCGCCGACAACCGGGTCCTCGGCCGGTTCCGCCTCGAAGACATCCGCCCTGCTCCGCGCGGTGAAGCCCAGGTGGAGGTCACCTTCGACATCGACGCCAACGGCATCCTGAACGTCACCGCCCGCGACAAGGACACCGGAAAAGAACAGAGCATCACGATCAGCGAGCAGGGCAACCTCGACCAGAGCGAGGTCGAACGGATGCTCGCCGAGGCCGAACGGAACCGCGGCGAGGACGAGGCGCTGCGCAAGGCGGTCGACGCCCGAAACGCGCTCGATTCGGTTGCCTACCAAGTGGAACGGCGACTCGCCGAACTCGGCGACAGCGCCCCACCGCATGACAGGGCACGCGCCGAGATGCTGATCACCGATGCCCGGAAAGCGGTGCAAGATGGTGCGTCCCCTGCGGAGGTAGAGCCATTGACCTCGGAGCTACAACAATTGCTCTACGGGCTTGCACCGGCGCCAACCGGTGACAGCGACGGGCACCAGGTCGGCGACGCAACGGGCACGTCGTCAGATGACGACGTGATCGACGCCGAATTCGATCGGAGCTGAAGCCCACGATGGACGGCTCTGGGGATCATTCAACGACCGAGCCGGCTCGCGACGGTGCTGACACCGACCAGTCCGGGACAGCGGCGCGAGATCACACCGACACAGGTGCCGAGTTGGCTCAACTCGAGGACCGCTGGCGCAGGGCCTTGGCGGATCTGGACAACCTGCGCAAGCGCTATGCCAAGGATCTGGACCGGGAACGCGCCGCCGAAGTAGCACAGGTCTCCGCGGCATGGCTACCGGTACTGGACAACCTGGAGCTTGCTCTAGCGCATGCGGGTAGCGACCCGCAGACTGTCATCGACGGGGTGAAGGCGACTCGTGACCAGGCAGTGCAGGTGTTGGCACGCTACGGCTTCGAGCGCCACGACGAGGTCGGGGTGCCGTTCTCCCCGGAGCTCCACGAGGTGGTCAGCGTTGTGGCCCAACCGGACCTTCCCTCGGGGACCGTGATCGAGGTCGTCCGCCCGGGCTACGGGGAGGGCGCGCAGCAGTTGCGTCCAGCCGCGGTGGTCGTCAGCCGCCCCGAGGGGTGAGCATCGATGGCACGGGATTACTACGAAGCGCTCGGGGTCCCGCGGGACGCCGGCACCGAGGAGATCCAGCAGGCTTACCGGAAGCTGGCCCGCAAGTACCACCCCGACGTGAACAAGGACCCCACCGCAGAGGACTTGTTCAAAGAAGCCAACGAGGCCTACCAGGTGTTGTCCGACCCGGACACCCGGAAACGCTACGACCGGTTCGGCGCCGACTTCCGGCATGTCCCTGACGATTACGACGAACGGGTCCGCGCAAGCGCCGGCCGGTACGGCGGTGGCGGGGGCAGACGGGTGCACTTCAGGCACGGTGTCGGTGGCGAGGGCGGCGTCGACTTCGAGGACCTCTTCGGGCAGATGTTCGGCGGCGGTGGAGGGTACGGGCCGATTCCTGGCGCCGATCAGGAAGCGGAACTGGAACTGACCCTGGAAGAGGCGTATCGGGGCGGCAAACGCACTCTCAGACTGGACGGACGGCAGTACGACGTCGACATTCCGGCCGGTGTCCTGGACGGCCAGCGAATCCGGCTGGCCGGGCAAGGCGGCCGGAGCAACGGTGACGCGCCGCCCGGGGATCTGTACCTCG harbors:
- the dnaK gene encoding molecular chaperone DnaK, encoding MPTAVGIDLGTTNSVIASWQGGEPVVISNVEGARTTPSVVAFTESGERLVGQLARRQAILNPKGTIYSAKRFIGRHYDEISEEARAVSFDVVPGDNGEARIDVRGKKYAPEEISALVLRKLVDDASKFLGEKVKEAVITVPAYFNDAQRNATKDAGRIAGLEVLRIINEPTAAALAYGMDKQVHETVLVFDLGGGTFDVSLLDVGEGVVEVRSTAGDSHLGGDDFDRRLVDFLADEFQRAENIDLREDAQALQRLFEAAEKAKVELSSVTQAQVNLPFVTADANGPKHLTTTIMRSKFEDLTADLVERCLDPVKQAMSDAKVTANEIDEVILVGGSTRIPAVQALVRRLTGGKDPHMGVNPDEVVALGAAVQAGVLKGEVSDVLLLDVTPLSLGVETQGGVMTKIIERNTTIPARRSEVFSTAEDNQSAVDVVVLQGERERAADNRVLGRFRLEDIRPAPRGEAQVEVTFDIDANGILNVTARDKDTGKEQSITISEQGNLDQSEVERMLAEAERNRGEDEALRKAVDARNALDSVAYQVERRLAELGDSAPPHDRARAEMLITDARKAVQDGASPAEVEPLTSELQQLLYGLAPAPTGDSDGHQVGDATGTSSDDDVIDAEFDRS
- a CDS encoding nucleotide exchange factor GrpE, which codes for MDGSGDHSTTEPARDGADTDQSGTAARDHTDTGAELAQLEDRWRRALADLDNLRKRYAKDLDRERAAEVAQVSAAWLPVLDNLELALAHAGSDPQTVIDGVKATRDQAVQVLARYGFERHDEVGVPFSPELHEVVSVVAQPDLPSGTVIEVVRPGYGEGAQQLRPAAVVVSRPEG
- a CDS encoding DnaJ C-terminal domain-containing protein codes for the protein MARDYYEALGVPRDAGTEEIQQAYRKLARKYHPDVNKDPTAEDLFKEANEAYQVLSDPDTRKRYDRFGADFRHVPDDYDERVRASAGRYGGGGGRRVHFRHGVGGEGGVDFEDLFGQMFGGGGGYGPIPGADQEAELELTLEEAYRGGKRTLRLDGRQYDVDIPAGVLDGQRIRLAGQGGRSNGDAPPGDLYLVVRIKPHSRFRVQGRDIYVDLPVSPWEAVLGSTVVVPTPGGEAKVKVVPGSSTGRKLRLRGEGMPNPRGANGNLYAEIKVMVPPKPTARERELFQQLATESNFDPRKET